A stretch of DNA from Bernardetia sp.:
TACACTTTTCTGTTAGAGTAGAAATCATTTCTGCGATTGAGAAAATGAGTAGGTATACCACATAAATCACATTTTGACTTTTTGATATAAGCACGACTATACTGAGCAACCTTATTATGAATCTGACGAGGCTTTAGACGAAAATTCAGAGCCAGTTCAGAAAGTGTATAACGAAATTTTTCTTTGGCATCGAAAAGTTCTTGTTCTTCTGTGTTGAGCAGCCAATAACAACGACAAAGTTCTCTTTCGTCCTCATCTTCGGTCAAATAATCTATTTCAATCTCTGGTAACATAAACTAATTATAAGTTTTTAATGATTAGTGATTAATAAATACAAGTAGCTAGAGTACGAACAGATATTTGTTGTTTTCTGTGTTACAGAACAGGGAAAAGACTTAAATGCAGTCATCAACGAGGATAAAAAAACAGACTTAAATTTCACTTTAAATCTGTCTTCATAATTATAAAAATATGAATTGTATTCATTAATCATTAATAACTAACAATTCATCATTTAGTAGGTGCTTTTATCATCAAAATCATCAATCAAGAGTTCTTTGGTTTTTTTCAAAATATTAGCAAAAAATCCTCCTGTTGGTTTTGCAGCTTGTTTCTTTACTTCTTGTCCTTGGCTATTAATCTCATAACCTACGTCTAATGCCTTATCGTAATCTCTTTGATAAACATCTCTATCATCTAAAGTTCTGAAACCAGCCAACACCAAACCTACACCAGTAGCGTACATCGGATTCTTGACACTTTCAGATTGACTTCTTCCTAAATATTCATTCGGATAACCAATACGAACATCTAAGCCTGTTTTGTATTCAAAAAGTTCTTTCAAATATTGCAAAAGAGAACCTCCACCCGTCAAGACCACTCCACCAGCCAAACGATTTTTATAGCCCGAACGCACAATCTCTCCATAAACAAGCTCTACAATTTCTTCCATTCTCGCCTCAATAATATACGACAAGTTTTTGATAGAAATTTCTTTTGAAGAACGATTGCGAAGCCCTGGGATTGATACAACTTCATTGTCTGGAGCATCTTTTGCCAAACAGCGTCCGAATTTTACTTTCAAAAGTTCAGCTTGATTTTGCATCACAGCACAGCCTTGCTTTATGTCGGAAGTGATAATATTTCCACCAAAAGGAATCACAGAAGTATGACGAATAATTCCATCAATAAAAATGGCTAAATCAGTCGTTCCTCCTCCAATATCCACAATGGCAACACCCGCTTCTTTTTCTTCTTCACTCAGCACTGAAAGTGCAGATGCCAAAGGCTCAAGAATTAGATTATCAATCTCCAAACCTGCACGCTGCACACATTTTTTAATATTTCGAATCGCATTGGTTTGAGCTGTAATGATATGAAAATCAGCTTCTAGCTTTACACCAGCCATTCCGACAGGGTCTTTTATATTTGGTTCATAATCAACAGTATAATGTTGTGGCATTACGTGAATTATGTCTGTACCAGGTTCGGTTACGATACGATACATATCGTTGGTTAGGCGATTTACGTCAGAAGGTGTAATTTCTCCATCTTTAGAATTTCTTGTAATCCCTCCGTGATGTACCGAACTTTTGATATGCTTACCTGCAATTCCTACATTTACAATACGAAGATTTACGCCCGAATTGCGCTCGGCTTCCTCAACAGCTTGTGTTATAGCTGCTACTGTTTTATTGATATTACTGATTATTCCTTCTTTCACACCTTCAGAAACGGCTTGTCCCATTCCCAAAACTTCCAATTTATCGTATTCATTCATTCTGCCTACGATAACACAAATTTTTGTTGTTCCGATGTCTAGTCCTGCTACTATTCTTTGATTTTGCATATTTCTTTATGTCGGAATGAATATAGTGTCTTTAAAAAATTACCATATTCATCAATTAATTTTATGTTTTACTATTTATTTACAGACAATCTGATTGTCGTATCTAACACTTACCATTTGATAACTTCCCCAGCCTTTCAGAGGAACAACTTTATCATAAAAAGTCTTCAAACGAGCTAGTTTGTCTTCCATATTTTCTGGTGTACCTAGCTCAATGAGTTGCTCGCCCACCTGTGGATAAGCTACCAAATTTCCCTTTGTATCTCGCTCTAGCTGCGTAATTTGGGCTTTCCAAAACGGCTGTTTGTCTATTTCTTTGAGTGCATTTATAAATACTTTTCCCTCTGGCATCTTCCAAAAAGCAGTATCTAAAAGTTCTGTATCACTCTTTTTTTCACTTGAGAGCAACATTACTCTTGCTGTAAAATTAGGAGAAAGTGGAATTAACTTTCCTGTTTCGGTAATATAAGCACCTTTAGATGTATTTTTGTTCAAAATTCGTGCAAGAGGCTTTAATTCTTCTACCTCTATACGTAAGACTCCTTTCGAATCTATTGTTACCTGACACTCATCTACAAAGTTATTAGTTTTTATGGAGTTTTCAATTTTTTTAGTGTCTATCTCTTTTATTTTGAGGTTGTTTACATCAATTTTGGCATCCTGCCGAACCAATTTCAAAATCTCTACATCTGTCAGAAAGTGAGAAGTATCTTGAGGATTTTGGGCTGCATTCTTTACTAAAATATGTACATTTTTTACCATCTGTCCACGCTGATAGACTTCTGTAACTGCCACAACTACACAGATAGCCAAAACAAACAAAATTATTTTTATAGGGATTTTCAAATCAATTAAAAATTAAAAATTAAAAATTACGAATGAAAAGACCTTTTCATCAGTTGATTTATTTTATTCAAATCATATTGTAATTTAGCCATACTAATTCTAATTGTCTAAATTTATCATTTAGTTTTCATCAAAAATACAAAAAACCTTATTCTTTTTCAGAATAAGGTTTTTCAAGAATCAAAAATAAAGATTTTTTAGTTCTGTGCTTTCTGTGCAGCTTCCATTTGAGCTTTTAGCTCGTCTTCTAGCTTCTTGTTAGCAGCAGCTAATTCTTCTGCTGTCATTTTCACGCCTAATTTGTTCAAAACTAAAAGTGTTACATCAATTTGGTCAGTAGAGTAAAGGAAGTTGTCTTGTCCCATTCCGTCTTGGCTACTCAAAATGAATGTATAACCATTTTCTTTTCCTACTTCTTCGATAGCTGTTTTTACTTTTTTCAAAATAGGCGTTTGAAGACTCGTTTGCATTTTTTGAAGCTCTCTAGTGTAGAGTTCTTGCTCTTGTTGAAGTTCTTGCTGGAGTTTTTGAAGTTCTGCTGCCTTAGTTTGAAGTGCAACAGGAGGAATATTTGGGTCTTGACGGTCTTTCTCAAACTTTGCATATTTTGCTTCAAAATCTTTTTGCTTATCTGCTAAAATACCACTAAGTGCAGCTTCTGTTTTCTTGAGAGAATCTTGCGCTTTTTGATATTCAGGAACGTGAGGCAAAATAAGATAAGCACTTGTATAACCAATCTTTACATTTTGTGCATTGGCAGCAAAACCAAATGCAAATAGTGTGAGTAGAAGAAATATCTTTTTCATCGTTTGTTTTGTCTTGTATATAGAATTATAGTTTTTCTTTGAGCTATTGAAATTAGCTGCACTCAAAAATAATTCTGCAAAGGTAAGTAATTAATTAATTTTAATTGTTGTAAGGGTCAGAATTGATTTTTATTATTGAAGTCCTAACTTTTTGATTACTAAGTCTGTAATATCTGTTCCTTCTGCCGAATAAAGAATATAAGCTGTATTTGTACCATCTAATTCATTCAATATCAGAACATAATTTCCTTCCTTTCCAACTTCTTTTATGGCTTCACGGATTTTTTCATAGATAGGAAAAAGTAAATCGTTTTGTTTTTTCTGAAAACGCTCTTCTGCTTGTTTTTCCTGCTCTTGAATTGCAGCATACATGGTTTGAAGTTCTTGTTGTGCAGCTTGTTGTTGTGCTTGATTAGTTACAGTTTTTTCCAACTCTGCTTGTCTAGCTTGGAGTTTCTGATATTCTCCTTGTAAGTTTTTCTGAATTACTTTTTGTAATCCTTCTAGTTCAGAAGTTGCAGCTTTGTAAGCTGGCATCATACTAGCCACAGAATCTACTTGTACATAGCCTATTTTTTGAGCATTTGCTTGTGTATTGATAAAAAATGCAAAAGCAAATAAAAGGCTTAGAGATAAAATTATCTTTCTCATAATTTGAATAAGTTTTGTTTTAAGTGAGTTTGAAGGGTATTTTTTTATTTGTTGGAGATTTTAAATATTTAAGTTTATCCTTTATCGATAGAAATATTAGGGTCTTGAATACCTAGTTCTTCCAAAACGAAGTCGGTAAAGTTGTATGTCTCATCGTAGAAAAGCATGTGCAAGTCACTAGCTTTGTCAAACATAAAATGCAGTTTCTTTTGCAACGAAACAATACGTACAGCTTCCATAATTTTGTCTTGAATCGGACGAATAAGTTCACGCCTTTTCTTAAAAAGAAGTCCGTTTGCACCAAAAATACTTTCTCTGTATGTAATTAAGTCTGTTTCTTTTTGAGCAATTTCTTTTTGTTTTTCAGCATACATTTCTTCTGTCAAGAGTA
This window harbors:
- a CDS encoding OmpH family outer membrane protein, which gives rise to MRKIILSLSLLFAFAFFINTQANAQKIGYVQVDSVASMMPAYKAATSELEGLQKVIQKNLQGEYQKLQARQAELEKTVTNQAQQQAAQQELQTMYAAIQEQEKQAEERFQKKQNDLLFPIYEKIREAIKEVGKEGNYVLILNELDGTNTAYILYSAEGTDITDLVIKKLGLQ
- the ftsA gene encoding cell division protein FtsA; protein product: MQNQRIVAGLDIGTTKICVIVGRMNEYDKLEVLGMGQAVSEGVKEGIISNINKTVAAITQAVEEAERNSGVNLRIVNVGIAGKHIKSSVHHGGITRNSKDGEITPSDVNRLTNDMYRIVTEPGTDIIHVMPQHYTVDYEPNIKDPVGMAGVKLEADFHIITAQTNAIRNIKKCVQRAGLEIDNLILEPLASALSVLSEEEKEAGVAIVDIGGGTTDLAIFIDGIIRHTSVIPFGGNIITSDIKQGCAVMQNQAELLKVKFGRCLAKDAPDNEVVSIPGLRNRSSKEISIKNLSYIIEARMEEIVELVYGEIVRSGYKNRLAGGVVLTGGGSLLQYLKELFEYKTGLDVRIGYPNEYLGRSQSESVKNPMYATGVGLVLAGFRTLDDRDVYQRDYDKALDVGYEINSQGQEVKKQAAKPTGGFFANILKKTKELLIDDFDDKSTY
- a CDS encoding OmpH family outer membrane protein, with product MMKTFFNTTIRFAVSALFLVGLVSLVNPNIASAQRFGYIDSQKILERLPEYSQANSELEEMTKQWKAELAKKQQEILDSRTKLEAERVLLTEEMYAEKQKEIAQKETDLITYRESIFGANGLLFKKRRELIRPIQDKIMEAVRIVSLQKKLHFMFDKASDLHMLFYDETYNFTDFVLEELGIQDPNISIDKG
- a CDS encoding OmpH family outer membrane protein, whose amino-acid sequence is MKKIFLLLTLFAFGFAANAQNVKIGYTSAYLILPHVPEYQKAQDSLKKTEAALSGILADKQKDFEAKYAKFEKDRQDPNIPPVALQTKAAELQKLQQELQQEQELYTRELQKMQTSLQTPILKKVKTAIEEVGKENGYTFILSSQDGMGQDNFLYSTDQIDVTLLVLNKLGVKMTAEELAAANKKLEDELKAQMEAAQKAQN
- a CDS encoding cell division protein FtsQ/DivIB, with amino-acid sequence MKIPIKIILFVLAICVVVAVTEVYQRGQMVKNVHILVKNAAQNPQDTSHFLTDVEILKLVRQDAKIDVNNLKIKEIDTKKIENSIKTNNFVDECQVTIDSKGVLRIEVEELKPLARILNKNTSKGAYITETGKLIPLSPNFTARVMLLSSEKKSDTELLDTAFWKMPEGKVFINALKEIDKQPFWKAQITQLERDTKGNLVAYPQVGEQLIELGTPENMEDKLARLKTFYDKVVPLKGWGSYQMVSVRYDNQIVCK